From a single Marinobacter sp. THAF197a genomic region:
- a CDS encoding lysine exporter LysO family protein: protein MLTGALLVLAPLFLGFAIALSNRRLMTVIHYTVEALVYFILALLGLGLGQMDGLLDQLGTMAAQVAGLVMVLLVANMVGLWLFHRWQPMSTGEEAGQERPSYRRLFLAGLKPLLAVVAGALAGYFLLPQLPLVDDVATWALMLLLFFIGLQLRNAGLSLRKLLMNRQGLGIALAMALSSLLAGLLLIPWLDVPWHQSLALASGFGWYSLSGIVIGDALGPAWGGVAFLNDVLREIIALAIIPLVIGARPAMAIGYGGATAMDFTLPVIRSSGGLACVPVAIASGFLLSFLSPVLMGIFLALG, encoded by the coding sequence ACCGCCGTCTGATGACGGTAATACACTATACCGTGGAAGCCCTGGTCTATTTCATTCTGGCGCTGTTGGGTCTTGGCCTTGGTCAGATGGATGGCCTGCTGGACCAGTTAGGCACCATGGCTGCTCAGGTGGCGGGGTTGGTAATGGTGCTGCTGGTGGCCAACATGGTGGGCCTGTGGTTGTTCCACCGCTGGCAGCCCATGTCCACGGGAGAGGAAGCCGGTCAGGAGAGGCCGAGTTATCGCCGGTTGTTCCTTGCCGGCTTGAAACCGCTACTGGCGGTTGTCGCTGGGGCCCTGGCCGGCTACTTTCTGTTACCGCAACTGCCGCTGGTTGACGATGTGGCTACCTGGGCGCTGATGCTGTTGCTGTTCTTTATTGGGCTGCAGTTGCGTAATGCCGGGTTGTCGCTCCGCAAATTGCTGATGAACCGCCAGGGCCTGGGCATTGCGCTGGCGATGGCGTTGAGTTCCCTGCTGGCGGGCCTTTTGCTGATTCCGTGGCTGGATGTGCCCTGGCACCAGTCCCTGGCTCTGGCCTCCGGATTTGGCTGGTATTCGTTGTCTGGCATCGTGATCGGCGATGCTCTGGGGCCCGCCTGGGGTGGCGTGGCCTTCCTGAACGATGTGCTGCGGGAGATCATCGCCCTTGCCATCATTCCGCTGGTTATTGGTGCGCGCCCGGCCATGGCCATCGGTTACGGTGGTGCAACCGCCATGGATTTCACCCTTCCCGTTATTCGAAGCAGCGGCGGCCTTGCCTGTGTGCCGGTAGCGATTGCCTCCGGCTTTTTACTGTCGTTTCTGTCGCCGGTGTTGATGGGGATCTTTCTGGCTTTGGGTTGA